One window of the Doryrhamphus excisus isolate RoL2022-K1 chromosome 10, RoL_Dexc_1.0, whole genome shotgun sequence genome contains the following:
- the LOC131137557 gene encoding CTTNBP2 N-terminal-like protein isoform X1, producing the protein MKEDKMNVEALSRTELLTLLSVLEGELEAQEVVIHTFQAQNKDAFIQDRYGRYDLSDPFLALQRDNEAAQNQSTHARTRTHMHGQAVAPNPLGVLKLVMVHCRKMQERMMRQLAATESRHKRVRDYSHPFLNAFVPFFTHIMLSICVEQMIADLEEEKQRQARESVQSDNFSSLLQTERDKLLQQLEIERASLQRLEREQAQAVFQAEEQKQLSSTLTSELQKAGSRAEEEAQKASKLRTLLQEETDIVEKLKGLLEDEKGRTTELKAQSDRNLADFAAERQQLKVRLSEEEEKSKELRRELEHLKKILGETNDCRERSKETGMDVKDSNSVVTPSAHTEPDGKPQKMSLASKVNGHHLLKETELTQEGGGSENTGVMENGGGVSLHSPLHPHPHSPSSTTSSSPISSPVLSKRLTSPGFHQSSYQAGVNQRFHAARHKFQSQAELEQQQQHGGPLSPRDLSPTASSHPPPPEHSAAKQLARNTVTQVLSRFTSQQVGVKLVPISSSPFGTDYRNLAASPPGARSPSGPLSPGICSPLTARSERTHPPPIPPKKPGMSPTPGSPSPFARISHFPELSGNCGPSNGGKEGATETDLVVSPSS; encoded by the exons GCTCAAAACAAAGATGCTTTCATCCAGGATCGTTACGGCCGCTATGACCTCAGCGATCCATTTCTGGCCCTGCAACGGGACAACGAAGCAGCACAGAACCAAAGCACGCATGCCCGGACTCGTACTCACATGCACGGACAGGCAGTGGCCCCAAACCCTTTAGGTGTCCTCAAACTGGTCATGGTTCACTGCAGGAAAATGCAGGAAAGGATGATGAGACAGTTGGCAGCGACTGAGAGCAGACACAAAAGAGTAAGAGACTATTCACACCCATTTTTAAACGCTTTTGTTCCCTTTTTCACGCATATAATGTTATCCATTTGTGTTGAACAGATGATAGCTGATCTAGAGGAGGAGAAACAGCGACAGGCTCGGGAATCTGTACAGAGTGATAATTTCTCGTCGCTACTGCAAACAGAGAGAGACAAACTTCTGCAACAG CTTGAAATTGAGCGAGCGTCATTGCAGCGACTCGAGAGGGAACAGGCTCAGGCGGTGTTCCAGGCAGAGGAGCAGAAGCAGCTTTCATCAACTCTCACCTCGGAGCTTCAGAAGGCCGGCAGCCGAGCCGAGGAGGAGGCACAGAAGGCCTCAAAGCTCCGTACTTTGCTTCAAGAAGAGACAGACATTGTGGAGAAGTTAAAAGGTCTTCTTGAAGATGAAAAAGGCAGGACGACGGAACTCAAAGCTCAGTCCGATAGGAATCTTGCTGATTTTGCTGCAGAGCGACAGCAATTGAAAGTCAGGCTAagtgaggaagaagaaaagagcAAGGAACTGAGGAGAGAACTGGAACATCTCAAAAAAATATTGGGTGAAACCAATGACTGCAGAGAACGATCAAAGGAAACTGGGATGGATGTAAAAGACTCAAACTCAGTCGTGACTCCATCTGCTCACACGGAACCTGATGGAAAACCTCAGAAAATGTCCCTAGCGTCAAAAGTCAATGGCCACCACCTTCTCAAAGAAACGGAGCTAACTCAAGAAGGGGGAGGATCGGAAAACACAGGGGTGATGGAAAACGGGGGAGGAGTAAGCTTACATTCacctcttcatcctcatcctcactcTCCTTCCAGCACCACCTCCTCGTCTCCTATCTCCTCGCCAGTATTGTCCAAACGTCTCACCAGCCCAGGTTTCCATCAGTCCTCCTACCAGGCCGGAGTCAATCAGCGTTTCCACGCCGCCAGACACAAGTTCCAGTCCCAGGCTGAACTggagcaacaacaacagcacgGTGGCCCCCTTTCCCCCAGGGACCTCTCCCCCACCGCGTCTTCCCACCCGCCCCCACCGGAGCACAGCGCAGCCAAGCAGCTGGCCCGCAACACGGTCACGCAGGTTCTGTCCCGCTTCACCAGCCAGCAAGTCGGCGTCAAGCTGGTACCAATCAGCAGTTCCCCGTTCGGTACGGACTACCGAAATTTAGCCGCTTCACCTCCGGGAGCGAGATCTCCTTCCGGGCCTCTTTCTCCGGGAATTTGCTCCCCTCTCACCGCTCGATCAGAGAGGACTCATCCTCCTCCAATTCCTCCCAAGAAACCAGGCATGAGTCCGACCCCGGGTTCACCAAGTCCTTTTGCCCGAATCAGCCATTTTCCAGAGCTGTCAGGGAACTGCGGACCCAGCAACGGTGGAAAGGAAGGAGCAACAGAAACGGACCTGGTGGTATCTCCTAGCAGTTaa
- the LOC131137557 gene encoding CTTNBP2 N-terminal-like protein isoform X2 produces the protein MKEDKMNVEALSRTELLTLLSVLEGELEAQEVVIHTFQAQNKDAFIQDRYGRYDLSDPFLALQRDNEAAQNQSTHARTRTHMHGQAVAPNPLGVLKLVMVHCRKMQERMMRQLAATESRHKRMIADLEEEKQRQARESVQSDNFSSLLQTERDKLLQQLEIERASLQRLEREQAQAVFQAEEQKQLSSTLTSELQKAGSRAEEEAQKASKLRTLLQEETDIVEKLKGLLEDEKGRTTELKAQSDRNLADFAAERQQLKVRLSEEEEKSKELRRELEHLKKILGETNDCRERSKETGMDVKDSNSVVTPSAHTEPDGKPQKMSLASKVNGHHLLKETELTQEGGGSENTGVMENGGGVSLHSPLHPHPHSPSSTTSSSPISSPVLSKRLTSPGFHQSSYQAGVNQRFHAARHKFQSQAELEQQQQHGGPLSPRDLSPTASSHPPPPEHSAAKQLARNTVTQVLSRFTSQQVGVKLVPISSSPFGTDYRNLAASPPGARSPSGPLSPGICSPLTARSERTHPPPIPPKKPGMSPTPGSPSPFARISHFPELSGNCGPSNGGKEGATETDLVVSPSS, from the exons GCTCAAAACAAAGATGCTTTCATCCAGGATCGTTACGGCCGCTATGACCTCAGCGATCCATTTCTGGCCCTGCAACGGGACAACGAAGCAGCACAGAACCAAAGCACGCATGCCCGGACTCGTACTCACATGCACGGACAGGCAGTGGCCCCAAACCCTTTAGGTGTCCTCAAACTGGTCATGGTTCACTGCAGGAAAATGCAGGAAAGGATGATGAGACAGTTGGCAGCGACTGAGAGCAGACACAAAAGA ATGATAGCTGATCTAGAGGAGGAGAAACAGCGACAGGCTCGGGAATCTGTACAGAGTGATAATTTCTCGTCGCTACTGCAAACAGAGAGAGACAAACTTCTGCAACAG CTTGAAATTGAGCGAGCGTCATTGCAGCGACTCGAGAGGGAACAGGCTCAGGCGGTGTTCCAGGCAGAGGAGCAGAAGCAGCTTTCATCAACTCTCACCTCGGAGCTTCAGAAGGCCGGCAGCCGAGCCGAGGAGGAGGCACAGAAGGCCTCAAAGCTCCGTACTTTGCTTCAAGAAGAGACAGACATTGTGGAGAAGTTAAAAGGTCTTCTTGAAGATGAAAAAGGCAGGACGACGGAACTCAAAGCTCAGTCCGATAGGAATCTTGCTGATTTTGCTGCAGAGCGACAGCAATTGAAAGTCAGGCTAagtgaggaagaagaaaagagcAAGGAACTGAGGAGAGAACTGGAACATCTCAAAAAAATATTGGGTGAAACCAATGACTGCAGAGAACGATCAAAGGAAACTGGGATGGATGTAAAAGACTCAAACTCAGTCGTGACTCCATCTGCTCACACGGAACCTGATGGAAAACCTCAGAAAATGTCCCTAGCGTCAAAAGTCAATGGCCACCACCTTCTCAAAGAAACGGAGCTAACTCAAGAAGGGGGAGGATCGGAAAACACAGGGGTGATGGAAAACGGGGGAGGAGTAAGCTTACATTCacctcttcatcctcatcctcactcTCCTTCCAGCACCACCTCCTCGTCTCCTATCTCCTCGCCAGTATTGTCCAAACGTCTCACCAGCCCAGGTTTCCATCAGTCCTCCTACCAGGCCGGAGTCAATCAGCGTTTCCACGCCGCCAGACACAAGTTCCAGTCCCAGGCTGAACTggagcaacaacaacagcacgGTGGCCCCCTTTCCCCCAGGGACCTCTCCCCCACCGCGTCTTCCCACCCGCCCCCACCGGAGCACAGCGCAGCCAAGCAGCTGGCCCGCAACACGGTCACGCAGGTTCTGTCCCGCTTCACCAGCCAGCAAGTCGGCGTCAAGCTGGTACCAATCAGCAGTTCCCCGTTCGGTACGGACTACCGAAATTTAGCCGCTTCACCTCCGGGAGCGAGATCTCCTTCCGGGCCTCTTTCTCCGGGAATTTGCTCCCCTCTCACCGCTCGATCAGAGAGGACTCATCCTCCTCCAATTCCTCCCAAGAAACCAGGCATGAGTCCGACCCCGGGTTCACCAAGTCCTTTTGCCCGAATCAGCCATTTTCCAGAGCTGTCAGGGAACTGCGGACCCAGCAACGGTGGAAAGGAAGGAGCAACAGAAACGGACCTGGTGGTATCTCCTAGCAGTTaa